One part of the Nitrospira defluvii genome encodes these proteins:
- a CDS encoding tetratricopeptide repeat protein, with translation MTERRLWGAILAAVMVLLCGWMPFALTDPASDNQLQTLAGQGDANAQWMLGQALLTGSLGTTDENEAVRWFQLAADQGHALAQRDLGMLYEQGQGVTQDRLEAFFWYSLASRQDSGRARLRRDALAGMLTPDQREAIATRMKAWRPRK, from the coding sequence ATGACGGAGAGGAGACTGTGGGGTGCAATCCTTGCGGCAGTGATGGTGTTGCTCTGTGGTTGGATGCCGTTCGCCTTGACCGATCCCGCCTCCGATAATCAGCTCCAGACCCTCGCCGGCCAGGGAGACGCGAACGCGCAGTGGATGTTGGGGCAGGCCTTGCTCACCGGCAGCCTGGGTACGACCGACGAGAATGAAGCCGTCCGCTGGTTCCAACTCGCGGCGGATCAGGGGCATGCGTTGGCCCAGCGTGATTTGGGTATGCTGTACGAGCAGGGGCAGGGTGTCACACAGGATAGGCTGGAAGCCTTTTTCTGGTATTCGCTGGCCAGTCGTCAGGACAGCGGGCGGGCCAGACTCCGCCGCGATGCCTTGGCTGGAATGCTCACGCCGGACCAGCGCGAGGCCATCGCTACGCGTATGAAAGCTTGGCGACCCAGGAAATAG
- the def gene encoding peptide deformylase, with the protein MAIRSILHYPHPTLKTASTAVMPSDPATQAVAKDLLDTLAASPGVALAAPQIGYAVRVIVVDVSRKKGEKGHGLIVMVNPVILSLEGRKILREGCLSVPDYTGNVLRHEQAVVEGLALDGRVVTLTTSGFEALAFQHEVDHLNGLLFLDRIQSLSTDLFRRKTSG; encoded by the coding sequence GTGGCGATCCGTTCCATCCTGCACTACCCCCATCCGACATTAAAAACAGCAAGCACCGCCGTTATGCCCTCCGATCCGGCGACGCAGGCCGTGGCGAAAGACCTACTCGATACCCTCGCCGCTTCGCCTGGCGTCGCGCTGGCCGCGCCGCAGATCGGCTATGCCGTGCGCGTGATCGTCGTGGATGTGTCGCGCAAAAAAGGCGAGAAGGGGCATGGGCTGATTGTGATGGTCAACCCCGTCATACTTTCGTTGGAAGGGCGGAAGATTCTGCGGGAAGGCTGCTTGAGCGTGCCGGACTATACCGGCAATGTCCTGCGGCATGAACAGGCGGTGGTGGAAGGCCTCGCGCTCGATGGCCGGGTCGTGACGCTCACCACCTCGGGATTCGAAGCGCTGGCGTTTCAGCACGAGGTGGACCATCTGAACGGCCTGCTGTTTCTCGACCGTATTCAGTCACTCAGCACGGACCTCTTCAGGCGGAAGACCTCTGGCTGA
- a CDS encoding glycine cleavage system protein R, giving the protein MDQFAIVTAFGQDRPGIVALMADSLYQLGCNIEDSCMTRLRGEFTMMLMVRLPQGLDAEALGHRLTASTRSLDLAVLCRALPDQAALRLHMPELPTFMLSVYGADHPGIVAQVARTVAEQGGNITDMNTRVIGSGEVPVYVMVLEIQLPQDRQADQLKQALEALKPLLGVDLTFRPLDSVTF; this is encoded by the coding sequence ATGGACCAGTTCGCCATCGTCACCGCCTTCGGTCAAGACCGACCCGGCATCGTCGCCCTTATGGCCGACAGCCTCTATCAACTTGGATGCAATATCGAAGACAGCTGCATGACCAGACTCCGGGGCGAGTTCACCATGATGCTCATGGTCCGCCTGCCGCAGGGACTCGACGCCGAAGCGCTGGGCCATCGACTCACGGCTTCGACACGCTCGCTGGACCTTGCCGTGCTCTGTAGAGCGCTTCCCGATCAGGCTGCACTCCGTCTCCACATGCCGGAGTTGCCGACCTTCATGTTATCGGTCTACGGCGCCGACCACCCCGGCATTGTGGCGCAAGTCGCGCGTACCGTGGCGGAGCAAGGCGGCAACATCACCGATATGAATACCCGCGTGATCGGCTCGGGTGAGGTGCCCGTCTACGTCATGGTGCTGGAGATTCAGCTCCCGCAGGACCGACAAGCGGATCAACTCAAGCAGGCGCTGGAGGCACTCAAGCCGCTGTTGGGTGTGGACCTCACGTTCCGCCCGCTCGACAGTGTGACGTTCTGA
- the hrpB gene encoding ATP-dependent helicase HrpB, with product MDRLPIEEAIPTLRERLATGRSALLTAQPGAGKTTRVPLALLDEPWLAGQKVIMLEPRRLAARAAATYMAAHLGEPVGRTVGYRIRHESKVSPATRIEVVTEGILTRLLQQDPSLAGYGLVIFDEFHERSLQADLGLAFARESQRLFREDLRLLVMSATLDCAAVTALLSDATTISCEGRLFPVTTQYLDRPIEGHLEPAVVRSIRLALAKEPGSLLIFLPGMAEIRRVERQLRESQLGPDVIIAPLHGELPQAEQDQAIRPAPAGHRKIVLATSIAETSLTIEGVRVVIDAGLMRVPRFDPRTGLTRLDTIRVTQDAADQRRGRAGRLEPGTCYRLWSNAEHQALLPRRPPEILEADLAPLALDLAEWGVLDANELSWLNPPPAGALAQARDLLRQLGALDAQGTLTAHGRRLAHVTVHPRLAHMMVAAVPLGFGSWACDLAALLSERDILQGGPGWRNVDLRLRMETLHGNKEHLAGATINRTGRERVRRASEQWRRQLQLGAPSGDGIEHLGILLSFAYPDRVAQRLAGSDGRYRLANGRGAALQGQQGLSQEDYLVVAQLDGTGDWARILAAAPVRLQDLERYCAEQICSVDLLEWDDRSESVRARRQRRWGQLILEDRAAHEPDPTHVTAALLLGLRRAGLAALSWTKEQQQWRARIALLHRIDPTWPDLSDEALTKNLEQWLGPFLTGVTSLAQLRRLDLQAPLDSLLTWQQRQELPRLAPTHITVPSGSHVRLDYEQGESPVLAVRLQEMFGCQETPRIAGGRVPVMAHLLSPAGRPVQVTKDLASFWRSVYQDVKKELRGRYPRHHWPDDPLSAQPTNRTKRRT from the coding sequence ATGGACCGATTACCAATAGAAGAGGCGATTCCCACTCTGCGCGAGCGGCTCGCCACCGGACGTTCGGCCCTCCTGACCGCACAACCGGGCGCGGGCAAGACCACCCGCGTTCCGCTGGCCCTGCTCGACGAGCCCTGGCTGGCTGGACAGAAGGTGATCATGCTGGAACCACGCCGCCTGGCCGCCCGCGCCGCCGCCACCTATATGGCTGCACACCTCGGCGAGCCGGTCGGACGAACCGTCGGCTATCGCATCCGGCACGAATCCAAGGTGAGCCCGGCCACCCGCATCGAGGTCGTCACGGAAGGCATCCTCACGCGTCTCCTGCAACAGGACCCGTCGCTGGCCGGGTACGGACTGGTGATCTTCGATGAGTTCCATGAACGCAGCCTGCAGGCCGACCTTGGGCTGGCCTTCGCCAGGGAATCGCAGCGGTTGTTCCGCGAAGACCTGCGCCTGCTCGTCATGTCGGCGACTCTCGACTGTGCCGCCGTGACAGCTCTCTTGTCCGACGCCACGACCATCTCCTGCGAAGGTCGGCTGTTTCCCGTCACCACGCAGTACCTCGACCGGCCGATCGAAGGCCATCTGGAACCGGCGGTGGTGCGGAGCATCAGGCTGGCACTCGCCAAAGAACCAGGCAGCCTGCTGATCTTCCTGCCCGGCATGGCGGAAATCCGTCGCGTCGAGCGGCAGCTGCGCGAGAGTCAGCTGGGACCGGACGTCATCATTGCGCCCCTGCACGGAGAACTTCCGCAAGCCGAGCAAGATCAGGCCATTCGTCCTGCGCCGGCCGGGCATCGCAAAATCGTGTTGGCGACCTCGATCGCCGAAACCAGTTTGACCATCGAAGGCGTACGCGTCGTCATCGATGCGGGCTTGATGCGTGTTCCACGTTTCGATCCGCGCACCGGACTCACCAGGCTCGACACCATTCGCGTGACGCAAGACGCTGCCGACCAACGTCGCGGACGTGCCGGACGCTTGGAGCCTGGCACCTGCTACCGCCTCTGGAGCAACGCCGAGCATCAGGCCCTGCTCCCGCGTCGGCCGCCGGAGATACTTGAGGCGGACCTCGCACCGCTCGCGCTGGATCTGGCGGAATGGGGCGTGCTCGATGCGAACGAACTCTCCTGGCTCAATCCTCCACCGGCCGGGGCATTGGCGCAGGCGCGTGATCTCCTCCGGCAATTGGGCGCACTCGATGCGCAGGGCACGCTGACGGCACATGGCCGCCGGTTGGCCCACGTCACGGTACACCCGCGGCTGGCTCACATGATGGTCGCCGCCGTACCGTTGGGATTCGGCTCCTGGGCCTGCGACCTCGCCGCGCTCCTCAGCGAACGCGACATCCTGCAAGGCGGTCCTGGTTGGCGCAATGTCGACCTTCGGCTGCGCATGGAAACGCTGCACGGCAACAAGGAACACCTCGCCGGCGCCACCATCAACCGGACAGGCCGTGAACGGGTTCGACGCGCGTCGGAGCAATGGCGACGACAACTCCAGCTGGGCGCACCATCCGGTGACGGCATCGAGCACCTCGGCATCCTGCTGTCCTTCGCCTACCCGGATCGCGTGGCACAACGACTCGCCGGCAGCGACGGACGATACCGCTTGGCCAACGGGCGCGGCGCGGCGCTCCAAGGACAGCAGGGGCTGTCGCAGGAAGACTACCTCGTCGTGGCGCAGCTTGACGGCACGGGCGATTGGGCACGCATTCTCGCTGCCGCGCCGGTCCGCCTCCAAGATCTCGAGCGTTACTGCGCGGAGCAAATCTGCTCTGTGGACCTGTTGGAATGGGATGACCGCTCCGAATCAGTCCGTGCCCGACGCCAGCGGCGCTGGGGCCAATTGATCCTTGAGGATCGCGCCGCCCACGAGCCGGATCCAACCCACGTCACTGCCGCCCTGCTCCTCGGCCTTCGTCGCGCCGGGCTCGCCGCGCTGTCCTGGACCAAGGAGCAGCAACAATGGCGGGCACGCATTGCCCTGCTCCACCGCATCGATCCGACCTGGCCCGATCTCTCCGACGAGGCGCTCACGAAAAACCTGGAACAGTGGCTGGGGCCGTTCCTGACCGGAGTCACCAGCCTGGCGCAACTACGTCGCCTGGACCTGCAGGCCCCGCTCGACAGTCTGTTGACCTGGCAACAACGCCAGGAGCTACCCCGACTCGCGCCGACGCACATCACCGTGCCGAGCGGGTCGCATGTCCGGCTGGATTACGAACAGGGTGAATCGCCCGTGCTGGCTGTACGACTGCAGGAAATGTTCGGCTGTCAGGAGACGCCGAGGATCGCGGGAGGCAGGGTGCCGGTGATGGCGCATCTCCTGTCACCGGCCGGCAGACCTGTGCAAGTGACCAAAGACCTCGCGAGTTTTTGGCGCTCGGTCTATCAGGATGTAAAGAAGGAATTACGCGGTCGTTATCCACGCCACCATTGGCCGGACGATCCGCTCAGCGCGCAACCGACCAACCGGACCAAGCGACGCACGTAG
- a CDS encoding ferritin-like domain-containing protein, with amino-acid sequence MMTIPQTCEQALLERFLRAEAMALWAVRSAQTQQLPRHVQTFLARHETDEQDHLRQFESMLGTLSQRPATLPTVPSQWEMLAVLLFGYEALGLEFAALLAGIRPDLSDILDDELVHVGFFEKELATILAGGGIGAQQAREAARSWWKKLPRTVDRYLRDPALTPYRSELRDHILSAIGQRFVALGLLTEATVPTAQ; translated from the coding sequence ATGATGACCATTCCTCAGACCTGTGAGCAGGCGCTGCTTGAGCGGTTTCTTCGGGCCGAGGCCATGGCCTTGTGGGCGGTCCGGTCGGCCCAGACCCAACAGCTTCCTCGCCATGTGCAGACATTTCTCGCCCGTCATGAGACGGATGAGCAGGACCACCTTCGGCAGTTCGAAAGCATGCTCGGGACCCTGTCGCAACGGCCGGCGACGTTGCCGACGGTGCCCTCACAGTGGGAAATGCTGGCGGTCTTGTTGTTCGGGTATGAGGCGCTGGGGCTGGAATTCGCCGCGCTGCTGGCCGGCATCAGGCCGGATCTGTCGGACATTTTGGACGATGAGCTGGTGCATGTCGGATTCTTCGAAAAAGAACTGGCGACGATTCTGGCTGGCGGCGGGATTGGTGCGCAGCAGGCGCGAGAAGCCGCACGCAGCTGGTGGAAGAAGTTGCCGCGCACGGTGGATCGATACCTGCGTGACCCAGCCCTGACTCCTTACCGATCTGAGCTTCGCGACCACATCCTATCCGCAATCGGGCAGCGCTTCGTCGCGCTCGGATTGCTCACCGAGGCCACAGTCCCGACGGCACAGTGA
- a CDS encoding outer membrane beta-barrel protein: MSKKHVNRFMMAVILAVGGGTGSAHAQSLPTGLPLGDLSAPVISAQTSGPGVSPATEPLWTDALWHVDEKGIRRFLPQDGFLRIRGWVDGGYTYNASSPSSNFNGPYNAIDRDIPVLNQLYMIVEKPLTATGSNWGIGGRLDFMYGYDYFLTQSNGVERRENGGQRWNAQGQHYGLAMPQAYAEIGNQTFSVKVGHFYTIIGYEGVPSINNFFYSKSYAYQFAGPFTHWGGLATWHVNDRVTLQGGVVNGWDSLDRDKDSTTGLASIKYSAPNDFWSLSLAMVTGNEPSAVATRFETRTRYSAIFTLHPAERWEYVFHHHYAYQNQGKLDGGTARWYGIDNYLYYALTDQWRAGLRFEWMRDEAGTRVGGNPVRDNPNLGPFAGSFYSVSVGLNYRPHPNVLIRPEVRADWFDGQRQPFNDGLNKNQVLAAINGNLQF; encoded by the coding sequence ATGTCGAAGAAGCACGTGAATAGGTTCATGATGGCAGTGATCCTCGCGGTCGGCGGCGGCACCGGTTCCGCACACGCACAGTCGTTGCCCACCGGATTGCCGTTGGGCGACCTGTCCGCGCCCGTCATCTCTGCGCAAACGTCTGGCCCGGGAGTAAGTCCTGCCACCGAGCCGCTGTGGACCGACGCCCTCTGGCACGTGGACGAGAAAGGCATCCGCCGCTTTCTGCCACAGGATGGCTTCCTGCGCATCCGGGGTTGGGTCGACGGCGGCTACACCTACAACGCCAGCAGCCCGAGCAGCAATTTCAACGGGCCATACAACGCGATCGACCGTGATATTCCGGTCCTTAACCAGTTGTATATGATCGTCGAGAAGCCGTTGACGGCTACGGGCAGCAACTGGGGCATCGGCGGACGTCTCGACTTTATGTACGGCTATGATTACTTCCTCACGCAGAGTAACGGAGTCGAGCGGCGGGAGAACGGCGGACAACGCTGGAACGCGCAAGGGCAACATTACGGACTGGCAATGCCCCAAGCCTATGCAGAAATCGGCAACCAAACCTTCTCCGTCAAGGTGGGACACTTCTACACAATTATCGGGTATGAAGGCGTACCATCCATCAACAACTTCTTCTATTCCAAGTCTTACGCCTATCAATTCGCCGGACCGTTCACCCATTGGGGTGGACTGGCGACATGGCATGTGAACGACCGGGTCACGCTGCAGGGCGGAGTGGTCAACGGGTGGGATTCGCTGGATCGGGACAAGGATAGTACGACAGGTCTCGCGAGCATCAAGTACAGCGCACCCAACGATTTCTGGTCCCTGTCGCTCGCGATGGTGACAGGCAACGAACCGAGCGCCGTAGCGACACGATTCGAAACCCGTACCCGCTACAGCGCCATCTTCACGCTGCATCCGGCGGAGCGGTGGGAATATGTCTTCCACCACCACTACGCGTATCAAAATCAGGGCAAGCTCGATGGCGGGACCGCACGCTGGTACGGGATCGACAACTACCTCTACTATGCCCTCACCGATCAGTGGCGGGCAGGACTTCGCTTCGAGTGGATGCGCGACGAGGCCGGCACCCGTGTAGGCGGCAACCCGGTGCGCGACAACCCGAATCTCGGGCCCTTTGCCGGGTCCTTCTATTCCGTCAGCGTCGGCCTCAATTACCGACCGCACCCCAACGTGCTGATTCGTCCGGAAGTGCGCGCCGATTGGTTTGACGGGCAACGACAGCCCTTCAACGACGGCCTGAACAAGAATCAGGTGTTGGCGGCGATCAACGGCAATTTGCAGTTCTAG
- a CDS encoding acetyl-CoA carboxylase carboxyltransferase subunit alpha, translating to MRDYLDFEKPIRELEEKIEKLASAESPKSGTQDEIRKLRTKLAQVEHQLYTNLTPWQRTQLARHPQRPTTLDYINELSREFLELHGDRNFGDDRAIIGGFARFNDRSVMIIGHQKGKTLKERMQRNFGMPNPEGYRKALRLMRLAEKFGRPIITLIDTPGAYPGIGAEERGQAEAIARNLFVMSRLSVPIISVVIGEGGSGGALALGVSDRILMLEHSVYSVISPEGCAAILYDDPAKVPDAAASLRMTAQDLVGLGIVDEVIPEPLGGAHREPRAMCDRVAKALANQLYALAELPTDQLIEQRDQKFRKIGVVGGLVPVAT from the coding sequence ATGAGAGACTACCTCGACTTTGAAAAACCGATCCGCGAACTCGAAGAAAAAATCGAGAAGCTGGCTTCCGCTGAGTCACCAAAATCCGGAACCCAGGACGAAATCCGCAAGCTGCGGACCAAACTCGCCCAGGTCGAGCATCAGCTCTACACCAACCTGACACCCTGGCAACGGACCCAGTTGGCCCGTCATCCCCAACGGCCCACTACGCTCGACTATATCAACGAACTCTCCCGCGAATTTCTGGAACTCCATGGTGATCGCAACTTTGGCGACGATCGCGCCATTATCGGCGGGTTCGCCCGTTTTAACGATCGCTCGGTCATGATCATCGGCCATCAGAAGGGAAAAACCCTCAAGGAACGCATGCAGCGGAATTTCGGCATGCCCAATCCCGAGGGATATCGCAAAGCCTTGCGGCTCATGCGCCTGGCGGAAAAGTTCGGCCGCCCCATCATCACGTTAATCGACACCCCCGGCGCCTATCCCGGCATCGGCGCGGAAGAACGGGGTCAGGCTGAAGCGATCGCCCGTAACCTGTTCGTCATGTCGCGCCTGAGCGTCCCCATCATTTCCGTCGTGATCGGAGAAGGCGGCAGCGGCGGCGCCCTGGCCCTGGGCGTGAGCGACCGGATTCTCATGCTGGAACATTCCGTGTACTCCGTCATTTCTCCCGAAGGCTGCGCCGCGATTCTCTACGACGATCCGGCAAAGGTGCCGGATGCAGCGGCCTCGCTGCGCATGACCGCGCAAGACCTCGTCGGGCTCGGCATTGTAGATGAAGTCATTCCCGAACCACTCGGCGGCGCACACCGCGAGCCACGGGCCATGTGCGACCGGGTCGCCAAGGCCCTCGCCAATCAGCTTTATGCCCTGGCGGAGCTGCCGACGGATCAACTCATTGAGCAACGCGATCAGAAGTTCCGCAAGATCGGCGTCGTCGGCGGACTCGTGCCGGTTGCCACCTAA
- a CDS encoding DNA polymerase III subunit alpha, which yields MASQFVHLHLHTQYSLLDGANQIDPLMQQVKSFGQPAVAMTDHGNMFGAVEFYRKAKEAGVKPIIGCEAYMAPGSRLEKNSHLAHNDYYHLILLATNLKGYQNLIKLVSKAYLEGFYYKPRMDKEILQQHHEGLIGLSGCLSGEVAYLIGQKDLAGATKAAGEYREIFGKDNYYLELQANGLEHQRIANDGLLDIHKKLGIPLAGTNDCHYLKKEDSRPHDLMLCLQTGKTINDPNRMKFDTDQLYVKSTEQALVEFKEMPTAVSNTVKIAEACTLELALNKTYLPQFKVPEGYTRETYVEQLAMEGLAARLKERPSSIPELAYQVRLKEEIAVICSMGFAGYFLIVWDIIKFARSRGIPVGPGRGSAAGSLVAYALRITDLDPLVYSLLFERFLNPERVSLPDIDMDFCMDRRDEVINYVIHKYGEDHVAQIITFGTMKAKAAIRDVGRVLEMPYAEVDRIAKLVPDDLKMTLDKALEQEPRLKELVDKDVKVKELMSVAQSLEGLARHASTHAAGIVISDQPLTEHVPLYKGPKDEIVTQYSMGDVEKIGLVKFDFLGLKTLTMIQRAESLVNQGRPDQPPLRVEQLPFDDPETFALLSSGKTTGVFQLESSGMRDLLMGLKPDRFEDIIAIIALYRPGPMDLIPDFIKRKQGKIPIAYEMPELEPILKDTYGVIVYQEQVMAIANKVAGFSLGQADILRRAMGKKKPEEMEKLRVQFLEGAKQKKIPEKKADKLYELIQKFAGYGFNKSHAAAYAVVCYHTAYLKAHYPTEFMAALMTTDMGNADKIVGYFTECRGLGIPVLPPDVNQSQKDFAVVDKSIRFGLAAIKNVGEGAVEAVIEARKEGGPFRSFFDLFRRVDLRKLNKRMMEGLIKTGAFDSMGGRRSQYLAVLDQAMDEGVSIQKERAVGQTSIFGDDTAGLPQPLADPALPDVPEWSQGELLKYERELTGFYISAHPLARYEAAIQLFANTTSTQVADVPDGREVKLCGIITAVKSMLTKKGDRMAYITLEDLHGVIEVIAFPDLYRDHADMIVPEQVVRLTGTVDRGDKGTKLRGTKIEPLAELQNKGISRVMIRLHDSPSASTRLPMLRQVFQKYPGSSTVSLIMALGGTIEARTSPLPNVKISPSEHFVADIEEVLGKGAITLVT from the coding sequence GTGGCATCACAATTCGTTCATCTCCACCTCCACACCCAATACAGCCTTCTCGACGGCGCCAATCAGATCGACCCCCTGATGCAACAGGTGAAGTCGTTCGGGCAACCGGCCGTCGCGATGACCGATCACGGCAACATGTTCGGGGCGGTGGAGTTTTACCGGAAAGCCAAGGAAGCCGGCGTCAAACCCATCATCGGGTGCGAAGCCTACATGGCACCGGGCAGCCGGCTGGAGAAAAATTCACACCTCGCGCACAACGACTACTACCACCTGATTCTGCTCGCGACAAACCTCAAGGGATACCAGAATCTTATCAAGCTGGTGAGCAAAGCGTATCTTGAAGGTTTCTACTATAAGCCGCGAATGGATAAGGAAATTTTGCAACAGCATCACGAAGGTCTCATCGGCCTCTCTGGTTGCCTGAGCGGTGAAGTCGCCTATCTCATCGGACAGAAAGATCTGGCCGGTGCCACCAAGGCGGCGGGCGAGTATCGCGAGATTTTCGGCAAGGACAACTATTATCTCGAACTGCAGGCCAACGGGCTGGAACACCAGCGCATTGCCAACGACGGCCTGCTCGACATCCATAAGAAACTCGGCATTCCCCTCGCCGGCACCAACGACTGTCACTACCTCAAAAAAGAAGACTCGCGTCCGCACGACCTCATGTTGTGCTTGCAAACCGGAAAAACGATCAACGATCCCAACCGCATGAAGTTCGATACGGACCAGCTCTACGTGAAATCCACCGAGCAGGCGCTAGTCGAGTTCAAAGAAATGCCGACGGCCGTGTCCAACACCGTCAAGATCGCCGAAGCCTGCACCCTCGAACTGGCGCTCAACAAGACTTATCTGCCCCAGTTCAAAGTACCGGAAGGATACACCCGAGAAACCTACGTCGAACAACTCGCGATGGAAGGCCTGGCGGCGCGCCTCAAGGAACGCCCGAGCTCCATACCCGAGCTCGCCTATCAGGTCCGCCTGAAAGAAGAAATCGCGGTGATCTGCTCGATGGGATTCGCCGGCTATTTTCTCATCGTGTGGGACATCATCAAGTTCGCTCGCTCACGCGGCATCCCCGTGGGACCGGGACGCGGCTCCGCCGCCGGCAGCCTCGTCGCCTATGCCCTGCGCATCACCGACCTCGATCCGCTGGTCTACTCACTGCTGTTCGAGCGGTTCTTGAACCCCGAGCGCGTGTCTCTCCCCGACATCGACATGGACTTCTGCATGGACCGCCGGGATGAGGTCATCAACTACGTCATTCACAAATACGGCGAAGACCACGTCGCGCAAATCATCACGTTCGGAACCATGAAGGCCAAAGCCGCCATTCGCGATGTGGGCCGGGTGCTCGAAATGCCCTATGCCGAAGTCGACCGGATCGCCAAACTCGTCCCCGACGATTTGAAGATGACGCTCGACAAGGCGCTCGAACAGGAACCGCGGCTCAAAGAACTCGTGGACAAAGATGTGAAGGTGAAGGAACTCATGTCGGTGGCCCAGTCGCTCGAAGGTCTGGCACGCCACGCCTCCACGCACGCAGCCGGCATTGTGATCTCCGATCAGCCGCTCACGGAGCATGTCCCGCTCTACAAAGGTCCCAAGGACGAAATCGTCACCCAATATTCCATGGGCGACGTCGAAAAAATCGGTCTGGTGAAATTCGACTTTCTCGGGCTGAAGACGCTGACCATGATTCAGCGGGCCGAGTCCCTCGTGAACCAGGGTCGTCCGGACCAGCCGCCGCTGCGGGTCGAACAATTACCCTTCGACGATCCGGAGACCTTTGCGCTCCTCTCCTCCGGCAAAACCACCGGCGTGTTCCAGTTGGAAAGCTCCGGCATGCGCGACCTGCTGATGGGGCTCAAACCCGACCGGTTCGAGGACATCATCGCCATCATCGCGCTCTATCGTCCGGGCCCCATGGACCTCATCCCGGATTTTATCAAGCGCAAACAGGGCAAGATTCCGATCGCTTACGAGATGCCCGAACTCGAGCCGATCCTGAAGGACACGTACGGCGTCATCGTCTACCAGGAGCAGGTCATGGCCATCGCCAACAAGGTGGCCGGGTTCTCCCTCGGACAAGCCGACATTCTCCGTCGCGCCATGGGAAAGAAAAAACCGGAGGAAATGGAAAAGCTCCGCGTCCAATTCTTGGAAGGCGCGAAGCAGAAAAAAATTCCGGAGAAGAAGGCCGACAAGCTCTACGAATTGATTCAGAAATTTGCCGGCTATGGATTCAACAAGTCGCACGCCGCCGCCTATGCAGTGGTCTGCTACCACACGGCCTATCTCAAGGCGCACTACCCGACCGAGTTCATGGCGGCCCTGATGACGACCGACATGGGCAACGCCGACAAGATCGTCGGCTACTTCACGGAGTGCCGCGGGCTCGGTATTCCCGTACTGCCCCCGGACGTGAATCAAAGCCAGAAGGACTTTGCCGTCGTCGACAAGAGCATCCGGTTCGGTCTGGCCGCCATCAAGAACGTCGGCGAAGGCGCCGTGGAGGCGGTCATCGAGGCGCGCAAGGAAGGGGGCCCGTTCCGTTCCTTCTTCGATCTGTTCCGCCGCGTCGATCTCCGCAAGCTGAACAAGCGCATGATGGAAGGCCTGATCAAGACAGGGGCGTTCGACTCCATGGGTGGACGCCGCTCACAATATCTGGCGGTGCTCGATCAGGCGATGGACGAAGGCGTGAGCATTCAAAAGGAACGGGCGGTCGGCCAAACCAGCATCTTCGGCGACGACACGGCCGGCCTGCCGCAACCGCTTGCCGATCCGGCCCTCCCAGATGTTCCTGAGTGGAGCCAAGGCGAACTGTTGAAGTATGAGCGCGAGCTGACCGGCTTTTATATCAGCGCCCATCCGCTCGCTCGCTACGAGGCCGCCATCCAGCTCTTCGCGAACACGACGAGCACGCAGGTCGCCGATGTGCCGGACGGCCGCGAAGTCAAACTGTGCGGCATCATCACCGCGGTGAAATCCATGCTGACCAAAAAGGGCGATCGCATGGCCTACATCACACTTGAGGATTTACACGGCGTGATAGAAGTGATAGCGTTCCCTGATCTCTACCGAGACCATGCCGACATGATCGTGCCGGAACAGGTCGTGCGATTGACGGGTACCGTCGATCGCGGAGACAAGGGCACCAAGTTACGTGGGACGAAGATAGAACCGTTGGCCGAACTGCAGAACAAAGGGATCTCGCGGGTGATGATTCGCCTGCACGACAGTCCCTCGGCGTCAACCAGGCTGCCAATGCTTCGGCAGGTATTCCAGAAATACCCCGGTTCTTCGACCGTGTCGCTGATCATGGCGCTTGGCGGCACCATCGAAGCCCGCACCTCTCCCCTGCCCAACGTCAAAATCAGTCCCAGCGAACACTTCGTCGCCGATATCGAGGAAGTGCTGGGCAAAGGCGCCATCACTTTGGTAACCTAG